The Cutaneotrichosporon cavernicola HIS019 DNA, chromosome: 5 DNA segment GGTGAGGTGGGGAGTTAGTGGCCAGGGCCTCGGCTTGCTCCGACATTAAATACCGATCAGAATGACGGCATCCCGGGATATAGCGGTTGCGGTAATTGCGGCCTGAGTCACTCGCACAAAGTTTGCGCCAACGTTGCTTGTTGACAAGCTGGTCGCGACTTTGATCTTGCAAACTATCTGATATTGTACAGCGTAACACGTCCAGCCACCGCTTGCGATTCTGTATCTCCTTCCCATCAGCTTCACCCTCCGGATCGCCCTCTCGCCGACAAACCGCTCATCCCCCACGTCCTCCCCCCGCACCtctccccatctcctccctccttgccACCCATGTCACCAACCTACCCTCCTAAaccatcctcgccaccgcccgtcatcgaggaggacagcgaAGACGCCAACAGCGAACGCGAGCATGACCAACCCGCCCCGCTACCTGACTTTAGCAAACGCGgcccgcggcggcgtgcgtcatcgtcctccGCGAACCAAGCTACGGTGGGCGGGGGACGACTGCGCTCTGgatcctcgtcgtctaCCAAGGGACCAGTGCCGCCTCTCAAACCACGCAGCTCGTTCTCGAGCGGTGTTGCTGGCCCCTCGAATCTAGGCATGCGATCGCGGCAGCGCGCGTTCTCCGCTGGGGCAGGCGCAGGCTCAGTGATCACGCGTGGCGGGTCTGCACCGACCAGCGAACCACTCCCGATCCACAAGGATGGCGTGACGGTATTTGAAGGAGTCGAGGTCGTGAACCGCAACAACGGGTTCTCGGACTTGACGCGAAACATGTCACAACTGTCGCAGAGCAGTAATCGCACATTCGCGGACGCCGCGTTCCTCATGAACATGCCTGATTTGAGCCGGGAGCAGACGCGGACGgagcgtcgcgcgcgtgcgcgatCAGGAACCGTGACGACAATGGCGAGTTTGCGCCGCTACGCATCCGTCTTCTCGGAGGGTattgtcgaggatgacgagacggacgagaaggaggaagTCGAGGAACTCGTGGGCGTGCAGGTCACCGACGACGGTGAGGAGATCGTCTACCCCGACGGCGGGTTACAAGCGTGGCTCGTTCTCGCTGGCGGTTTCTGTGCGGCGATTTGCGCTTTCGGGCTTGCCGGCAGCGTCGGCGCCTTCCAGACCTACTACGCCCAGCACATGTTGAAGGGCTACTCGTCGTCTACGATTTCGTGGATCGGCTCAACCCAGGCCGCCGTGTGTTTCTCCTCCTGCCTCTTCACTGGACCCCTGTTCGATCGGTACGGCTGCCGTCCCCTCTTGGCCGCCGGCGctttcctcctcttccttgccttcatcatcctctccttctGTAAGGAATACTACCAGATCTTTCTCGTCCACGCGACACTAATGGCAATGGGCATGGACTTCATGTTCATCGTCCCCATGGGCGCCGTGGGACAGTGGTTCTTCCTTCGCCGTGGCCTAGCCTTCGGCATCCTCATGATGGGTAGTAGTGCCGGAGCGATAATCTGGCCTGCGATAGTCGCAAACCTCCCCGAGCGCATAGGCTTTGCATGGACCTGCCGCCTAATTGCCCTCATAATCGCCTTCCTCGGAGCGACCTGTACCCTCCTAGTTAAAACCCGCCTCCCGCCACGTCCCCCAGGCCCATTCTTCAACTTTGCAGAGTTCCGAAATCCGGCGTATGCCTTCGTCGCACTCTCCTTCCCATTCTACGTATTTggcttcttctccttcctcaccttcATCGGGACTTTCGGCTCCCTCGCCGGACTAGGACCGTTGGCACCATACCTCTTGTAAGTACAACTTGGGTGTTTGGGTTAGCTGACTTTTAGGATGATCACGAACGGCGCGTCAGCGTTTGGACGTCTTGCGGCAGGTATTGGTGCCGACAAGTTCGGGACATTCAACGTCGCGATCGCGGGTATCGCAGCCATGACTATCCTCTCCTTCGCTTGGCTGGCCATGGACTCGGCAGGACCACTCATCGCCCTCTGCTGTCTATATGGATTTGCGAGTGGCGCTCCAGTGTCGCTACAGGGCCCGATGGTTACCGTGTCAGCGACGGATCCTCGGCAGGCGGGCACCCTTATCGGGCAGGCGTTAAGTGAGTCGCAACATGGCCGAGGGGACAGCTCTCTCATGAGGGGACAGGTGTACAGAGAGTTTGGCTAACCTCAGTGGTCCAGTCCATCGCGCAACTCACGGGCCCGCCAATCTTCGGAGCCATCGTTGGCGCCGGTAGTCCAGCGGAACAACTTTCCCGTTTCCCTCACGCAATCATCTTCGGCTCATGTATGCTCCTCGTGGCTGGGTGTCTAGTCACCGGAGCCCGGATGTGCCGCACGCGCGAGCTCTTTGCGATCATCTAGACGATGCATGTTCACTTGTATGGCTACGAGTGTGTGAAATTGTGAAGCGGGAGAAAACTTGTGGCGGCTTACTCGCGGACACCAGATGGGCAAGCATCCACCTCGGTGCCCATTCAAACATGACACAAcgcaaggccgagatctGCGAGATGGCGCAGTGAATACTTAGCCGCTGATGCATGAATTGGATGAATGCATGGATCCAATGCAGAGGCGCAATTGACTCGAAGCAATTCACGTGCAGTCGACTCAACCCACACTACCACTCAAATATCTGCATGCATTCTTTCACAAGTACATCGTTCATTCTCTCTTTACTTCACACTGATACCCCTGCCCCCGACTACCTCGCATCCAGAAGGGCTCATCCAAATGTTCTGTAATCGCAGCGTAGGACTtcctccgcgccgacgtTCCCCCGCTCCCCGGTCGAAACAGGACACAAAGGATACCGTACGTCCACTCCGATAAAAACTCACAATAGGCTGCTGTCGCGGTAGACAGTTCTTCGGAATCGGGGCTCAAAATCCTTTACATCCCACCACGGACAGAGGTCGACAGTCAAAAAGCCGTAAAAAAGAATGAGCGCGACAGCAACACTCCACCATCCGAGGATAGCGTAGAGGAGGTATGTCCTCCTCTGCTGTTGAATATACGacagctcacaccagatcccccacccctccaACGACGAGATCCTCGAGATGGGACGGAACCTCCTCGAAGTCGCGCGAGACCTTCTGCAGGTTGTCCACCAGCAGCGAAGTCAGCGCCAGGTTTACCCGGCCGCTAATGTTGACGCGTCGACGGAGTCGCTTAAAAGGCCTCTGCCCAACACTGGAACCGACAGCCCGGACATGTCTGGCAGATGCCgctccatccacctcgccctccagTTCGACAACGCCGAACCCGACCGAGGCGCAGACAACAACATGTCGCTCAACACCTCAACGACGACTCGAAAGAAGGATGCGAAATGTGATGACTACGACAACGTCAACAATCGGTCATCTAACAACATGGACGCAAAACATCCCCAGA contains these protein-coding regions:
- the DIB1 gene encoding uncharacterized protein (Mitosis protein DIM1), whose protein sequence is MSPTYPPKPSSPPPVIEEDSEDANSEREHDQPAPLPDFSKRGPRRRASSSSANQATVGGGRLRSGSSSSTKGPVPPLKPRSSFSSGVAGPSNLGMRSRQRAFSAGAGAGSVITRGGSAPTSEPLPIHKDGVTVFEGVEVVNRNNGFSDLTRNMSQLSQSSNRTFADAAFLMNMPDLSREQTRTERRARARSGTVTTMASLRRYASVFSEGIVEDDETDEKEEVEELVGVQVTDDGEEIVYPDGGLQAWLVLAGGFCAAICAFGLAGSVGAFQTYYAQHMLKGYSSSTISWIGSTQAAVCFSSCLFTGPLFDRYGCRPLLAAGAFLLFLAFIILSFCKEYYQIFLVHATLMAMGMDFMFIVPMGAVGQWFFLRRGLAFGILMMGSSAGAIIWPAIVANLPERIGFAWTCRLIALIIAFLGATCTLLVKTRLPPRPPGPFFNFAEFRNPAYAFVALSFPFYVFGFFSFLTFIGTFGSLAGLGPLAPYLLMITNGASAFGRLAAGIGADKFGTFNVAIAGIAAMTILSFAWLAMDSAGPLIALCCLYGFASGAPVSLQGPMVTVSATDPRQAGTLIGQALMVQSIAQLTGPPIFGAIVGAGSPAEQLSRFPHAIIFGSCMLLVAGCLVTGARMCRTRELFAII